Genomic window (Gelria sp. Kuro-4):
GGTGGTCAAGTCGGTGGCAAAATTGGATCATATCCGACTGACGGGGGGCGTTACCTTTAACCTGAAAATCTCCCCCGGCATGGTCGACGATCGCGCCGGCCTCCTGAAGTGGATGGAGCTGACCAAGACCTACTTCGAGATGGGCGGGATGCAGATTCAATACAACATAGTTTCCAGGGCCGTACTGGAGGACGCTCAGAAGCATCCCGAGAAGCACCAAGATCTAATCGTCCGAGTTGCCGGCTACAGCGCTTTCTTCAACGAACTTAGTCGAGAGGTCCAGGACACCATCATCGCACGTACTGAGCACACTTTCTAGCAAAAATCCGGCGGGGAGGGCCCCTGCCGAAGGTCCTTCCCCCAATTAAGGAGCTGGGATAATGGCTGGACGCGGTCTCATCTTCAACATCCAGCGTTTCAGCCTTCACGACGGGCCGGGAATTCGAACCACTGTCTTCCTTAAGGGATGCCCTCTTCGATGCATCTGGTGCTCCAACCCCGAGTCGCAAAGTAGGCGTCCAGAACTGGCCCATCTAGAATTCCGGTGTCAACAGTGCGACGTCTGCCTCAAAGTTTGCGAACGCCAGGCAATCAAGCCGACATTCGGGAAGCTGAAGAGGGTTGATCGGCGGAAGTGCAATCTCTGCGGGCGTTGCGTAGAGATCTGCCCGCAAAATGCATGGAGGGTCTACGGCACTGAAGTGACCGTTGACCAGGTCCTTTCCGAAGTGGTGCGAGACCGCGAATTCTACCGTAAGTTACATGGGGGTATGACCCTGAGCGGCGGGGAACCGCTGATGCAGCCTTCTTTCGCCCTGGAGTTGCTCAAAGCTGCCCGCAGCGAGGGACTCCACACCGCCCTGGAAACTTCGGGATACGGCAGCTGGAAGCACTTGGAGCGGATGGCGCGGTATTTGGACCTAGTGCTCTTGGACATAAAGCACATGGACTCTACGGAGCACCAACTCTTAACCGGTAAAGGTAACGAGGTCGTGCTTGAGAACGCCCGGCGCTTGGCCGAGGTTGGGTTAGAGGTTGTGCTTCGGTTGCCTGTGATTCCGACGATGAACGATTCGAAGGAGAACCTGACGGCCCTGGGTGCTTTCGCCCAGTCCCTCGGGATTAAGAGGATTGACATCCTGCCATTCCATCAACTTGGCGAGAGCAAGTACGCGCGCTTAGGAAAGCGCTACCGTCTGAAAGGGAAGGCGGCCCTGGAAAAGAAGCAGGTTCTACCGGCCAAGCAGTTATTGAGCAATTTTGTCCCCGAAGTAACGATCGGGGGAGCATAGAAAGGACCAGGAGGTTCACTATGAACACCATGAAAGCGGCTGTGTACCGCGGTATCGAAGACATAGTCATCGAAGAACGACCTGTCCCAGTCCCCGCTCCTGGCGAAGTGATCCTCAAAGTAGAGGCCTGCGCTATTTGTGGTACCGATGTCCGGATTTATTATCACGGCAACGACCGATTGAAGCCCCCAATCATCATTGGTCATGAAATCGCCGGGTCCGTGTTCCAAATCGGCTCTGGAGTAGGGGGACTCAAAGTCGGGGATCCCGTCGTTGTGGGCCCGGGTGTGGTTTGCAACGACTGCCATCCCTGCCGGTCAGGGAACCCAAACCTCTGCGTCAACAAACGCGCTTTCGGTTATGAGTACGATGGAGGATTCGCCGAATACGTCAGGATACCATCCGAAGCCGTGAAAGGAGGAAACTTGATCAGGATCCCTGACAACGTGTCATGGGAGGAGGCTTCACTAGCCGAGCCTCTTTCCTGTTGTATCAACGGGCAGAAGAACTTGACCTTGAGAGAAGGCCAGACCGTAGTTATCTATGGGGCTGGTCCCATCGGACTGATGCACATGCAACTGGCGAGAATGAGAGGAGCCCGTGTTGGGATCGTCGACGTTTCTCCTGAACGCCTGGCGTTGACTGGCCAGTTCAGGCCCGATTTCACCATCGACTCGTCGACGACCGACCCAGTAAAAGAGGTCCTCGCGACAACCTCTGGGCAGGGCGCAGATGTCAGCATCATCTGTTGCACAGCCAAAAAAGCCCTGGAGCAGGCACTGCAGTGCACCTGCCGAGGTAGCAAGATACTCTTCTTCGCCGGCTTTCCGAAG
Coding sequences:
- a CDS encoding glycyl-radical enzyme activating protein, with product MAGRGLIFNIQRFSLHDGPGIRTTVFLKGCPLRCIWCSNPESQSRRPELAHLEFRCQQCDVCLKVCERQAIKPTFGKLKRVDRRKCNLCGRCVEICPQNAWRVYGTEVTVDQVLSEVVRDREFYRKLHGGMTLSGGEPLMQPSFALELLKAARSEGLHTALETSGYGSWKHLERMARYLDLVLLDIKHMDSTEHQLLTGKGNEVVLENARRLAEVGLEVVLRLPVIPTMNDSKENLTALGAFAQSLGIKRIDILPFHQLGESKYARLGKRYRLKGKAALEKKQVLPAKQLLSNFVPEVTIGGA
- a CDS encoding zinc-dependent dehydrogenase, which gives rise to MNTMKAAVYRGIEDIVIEERPVPVPAPGEVILKVEACAICGTDVRIYYHGNDRLKPPIIIGHEIAGSVFQIGSGVGGLKVGDPVVVGPGVVCNDCHPCRSGNPNLCVNKRAFGYEYDGGFAEYVRIPSEAVKGGNLIRIPDNVSWEEASLAEPLSCCINGQKNLTLREGQTVVIYGAGPIGLMHMQLARMRGARVGIVDVSPERLALTGQFRPDFTIDSSTTDPVKEVLATTSGQGADVSIICCTAKKALEQALQCTCRGSKILFFAGFPKNDSVIALDANYVHYKEITLLGSFASTLEQMKLAIRYIGDGLVKVKPLITQVVSLDTLTHGIQAVRKQQGLKVVVKP